In Rhodopirellula halodulae, one DNA window encodes the following:
- a CDS encoding purine-cytosine permease family protein, which yields MSEDSNNASGEFEREPVPESARLGNGKFWGMYAGEHAAGTEFMIGPLFLAAGASLSDLLLGLLLGNILAVLTWRFLVVPIAMVKRLTLYYQLERIAGDSLVKLYNLVNGLLFCFLAGAMVTVSASAVGVPFDIRFEVPENVFGLSNPSFTLLVVIVGAVITAVAAGGYERVARFANIAAPWMIAVFACCGIVSLAQMGATSTTALSEGTFWSDAITFVQEKNGPATFSFWQIVVFAWLCNGAMHFGMSDLTIFRFARHKSSGWAPAIGMFLGHYMAWIAAALLLAALIKLQPSLVVGDDGKVTANPGLLAYQAVGWTGIICVVIAGWTTANPTIYRAGLAFQGMVPNSSRTAMTLVAGLVATIAGAFPNLSAQLLDFVGMYGTILGTMGAVIFVDFYLIHKFGLRPEYASSTGIRINAAVLIAWTLPVAVALYWIMAKGLFAAYAVIPCWFACGILYLVLSKFLQRPGVQQSTV from the coding sequence ATGAGCGAAGACAGCAACAACGCAAGTGGCGAATTTGAACGCGAACCGGTTCCCGAATCAGCTCGACTCGGAAACGGTAAGTTTTGGGGAATGTACGCCGGCGAGCACGCGGCGGGCACCGAGTTCATGATCGGCCCTCTGTTTTTAGCGGCCGGTGCCAGCCTTTCGGATTTGTTGCTGGGACTATTGCTGGGCAACATCTTGGCTGTGTTGACCTGGCGATTTCTGGTCGTGCCGATTGCGATGGTCAAGCGATTGACGCTGTACTACCAATTGGAACGCATTGCGGGCGATTCGCTTGTGAAGCTTTACAACCTCGTCAACGGTTTGTTGTTTTGCTTTCTAGCAGGGGCGATGGTCACCGTCTCCGCGTCCGCGGTTGGCGTGCCGTTTGACATTCGGTTCGAGGTACCCGAAAACGTTTTCGGTCTCAGCAATCCTTCGTTCACGCTGTTGGTTGTGATTGTCGGTGCGGTCATCACAGCGGTTGCGGCGGGCGGATACGAACGAGTGGCGCGTTTCGCGAATATTGCGGCACCTTGGATGATCGCCGTGTTCGCGTGCTGCGGAATTGTTTCGCTCGCGCAAATGGGTGCCACCAGCACGACGGCTCTTTCGGAGGGCACGTTTTGGTCGGACGCGATCACGTTTGTGCAGGAAAAGAACGGCCCCGCGACATTTAGCTTTTGGCAGATCGTCGTGTTCGCTTGGTTGTGCAATGGTGCGATGCACTTTGGCATGTCTGATTTGACCATCTTCCGTTTTGCTCGCCACAAATCATCCGGCTGGGCACCAGCAATTGGAATGTTCTTGGGCCACTACATGGCATGGATCGCCGCAGCATTGTTGTTGGCAGCTTTGATCAAACTTCAGCCCTCCTTGGTGGTTGGTGATGACGGGAAAGTCACCGCGAACCCCGGTTTGCTGGCTTATCAAGCGGTCGGGTGGACGGGAATCATTTGCGTTGTCATCGCCGGATGGACGACCGCCAACCCCACGATCTACCGTGCTGGGTTGGCTTTCCAAGGCATGGTGCCAAATAGCTCCCGCACCGCAATGACACTGGTCGCTGGGCTGGTGGCCACCATCGCGGGTGCATTCCCGAACTTGTCTGCCCAATTGCTGGACTTCGTGGGGATGTACGGAACCATCTTGGGCACCATGGGGGCCGTCATTTTTGTTGACTTCTACTTGATCCACAAGTTTGGCCTTCGTCCGGAATACGCGTCCAGCACAGGCATCCGCATCAACGCGGCGGTTTTGATTGCGTGGACGCTTCCGGTGGCGGTTGCGTTGTACTGGATCATGGCCAAAGGACTGTTTGCCGCTTATGCGGTCATACCATGTTGGTTCGCGTGCGGAATCTTGTACCTGGTGCTCAGCAAATTCCTGCAGCGTCCAGGCGTGCAACAGTCCACCGTGTGA
- a CDS encoding class II aldolase/adducin family protein, which yields MTDSRDVQHPRDRIMQTMDRIYRYRMTTTSGGNLSIRDSEGNIWITPARVDKGNLTRNDIICVRADGTVEGPHPPSSEFPFHKAIYEARDDVHAIVHAHPVALVAFSICQQVPDTRLFHQAHSVCGKVGFAPYACPGSQALGKSIADQFAQGCDSVILENHGVVVAGVDFASAFQRFEAFEFAGKTLIKAKQLGRVLSLTDEQLQQAASRSVDFTSYEPGVACTREQELRRQLCEFIRRGCRQRLLISTEGSFSARVNDNTFLITPTQRDREQLRAEDFVLVDGERREAGKLASRAANAHRAIYEMHPHVNAIVFAHPVNATAFSVTDVSLDVRTIPESYVFLRDVARVPYGIQYGNDGTIADHVTERNPAAILENDGVLVTGSTVLDAFDRLEVLESTAEAVINAKAIGEVSVMPPQVIDELCQEFNLG from the coding sequence ATGACCGACTCGCGTGACGTGCAGCATCCTCGAGACAGAATCATGCAGACGATGGACCGAATCTATCGGTACCGCATGACGACCACTTCAGGAGGCAATCTGTCGATTCGCGATTCGGAGGGGAACATCTGGATCACGCCGGCCCGCGTCGACAAAGGCAACCTGACTCGCAACGACATCATTTGCGTGCGAGCCGACGGCACCGTCGAAGGCCCCCATCCGCCGTCCTCGGAATTTCCATTCCACAAAGCGATCTATGAGGCTCGCGACGACGTGCACGCAATCGTGCACGCTCACCCGGTTGCGTTGGTGGCATTCAGCATTTGTCAACAGGTTCCCGACACCCGCCTGTTTCACCAAGCCCACAGCGTATGTGGCAAAGTCGGGTTTGCACCGTACGCCTGCCCTGGTTCGCAAGCCTTGGGCAAAAGCATCGCGGATCAATTCGCCCAAGGTTGCGACAGCGTGATCTTGGAAAATCACGGCGTCGTGGTGGCCGGAGTGGATTTTGCCAGCGCGTTCCAACGATTTGAAGCCTTCGAATTCGCGGGCAAAACGCTGATCAAAGCCAAGCAGTTGGGCCGAGTCCTTTCACTCACTGACGAGCAGCTTCAGCAGGCGGCATCGAGGAGTGTTGACTTCACCAGCTATGAACCCGGCGTCGCTTGCACGCGAGAGCAAGAGTTGCGAAGGCAACTTTGCGAGTTCATTCGACGGGGATGCCGACAACGATTGTTGATCAGCACAGAAGGCAGCTTCTCCGCTCGCGTGAACGACAACACGTTCTTGATCACGCCAACTCAACGTGACCGCGAACAGCTTCGCGCGGAAGACTTCGTGCTGGTCGACGGCGAACGTCGCGAAGCGGGCAAATTGGCCAGTCGAGCGGCGAATGCTCACCGAGCCATCTACGAGATGCACCCGCACGTCAACGCGATCGTGTTTGCTCATCCAGTCAACGCCACCGCGTTCAGCGTGACGGATGTTTCACTGGACGTGCGAACGATTCCCGAGAGCTACGTCTTCCTGCGAGATGTCGCTCGCGTCCCATACGGAATTCAATATGGCAACGATGGGACGATTGCGGATCACGTGACCGAGCGAAACCCGGCGGCGATTCTGGAGAACGATGGCGTTTTGGTGACTGGATCAACGGTATTGGATGCGTTCGACCGGCTGGAAGTCCTGGAGTCCACCGCGGAGGCTGTCATCAATGCGAAAGCCATTGGCGAAGTCTCCGTGATGCCGCCTCAGGTCATCGACGAACTTTGCCAAGAGTTCAATCTGGGCTGA
- a CDS encoding L-rhamnose isomerase: MDNADALRSNIGITMDPGKIDKAYELAKEAYQEIGVDVDAALKQMRNVQISVHCWQGDDVMGFEGDTGALGNGLAVTGNYPGRARNIDELQSDLEFAYSLIPGRHRLNLHALYGDFPTPVDRDEIGVEHFRGWIDWARGQQIQLDFNPSYFSHPHATDGFTLSHPDAGIRQFWIDHGIASRKIAAAMGEAQDTPCINNFWVPDGYKDTPADRKAPRERLAAALDSIFSTDLPAEHTLDAVECKLFGIGSESYVVGSHEFYMGYAISRNKVLCLDAGHFHPTEVISDKISSVMMYVPELLLHVSRGVRWDSDHVVTYTDELQSILQEVVRGDYLNRVHIGLDFFDASINRVAAWAIGTRNTLKALLAALLEPTQQLQQLELEGDYTGRLALLEEQKTLPLGAIWNHYCQQAGVPAGADWLGLVRQYENDVLSHRDRNPTLVG; the protein is encoded by the coding sequence ATGGACAATGCAGACGCCCTTCGATCAAACATCGGGATCACCATGGACCCTGGCAAAATAGACAAGGCTTACGAGTTAGCAAAAGAGGCCTATCAAGAGATTGGCGTCGATGTGGACGCAGCGCTGAAGCAAATGCGGAACGTGCAAATCTCCGTTCATTGCTGGCAAGGCGATGATGTGATGGGATTCGAGGGCGACACCGGCGCGCTCGGCAACGGCTTGGCGGTGACAGGCAACTATCCAGGACGTGCTCGCAACATAGACGAGTTGCAAAGCGACCTCGAATTCGCTTACTCGCTGATTCCCGGTCGCCACCGGTTGAACCTGCATGCTCTCTATGGTGACTTTCCAACGCCAGTGGATCGCGATGAGATTGGCGTGGAACATTTTCGAGGCTGGATCGACTGGGCACGGGGCCAACAGATCCAATTGGATTTCAACCCCAGCTACTTTTCGCACCCCCACGCGACCGACGGTTTCACGTTGTCGCATCCGGACGCGGGAATTCGTCAGTTTTGGATCGACCATGGCATCGCAAGCCGAAAGATTGCCGCTGCCATGGGTGAGGCGCAAGACACCCCCTGCATCAATAATTTTTGGGTTCCCGACGGTTACAAGGACACGCCGGCGGATCGCAAAGCTCCTCGAGAAAGACTTGCGGCAGCGCTCGATTCGATTTTCTCAACCGATCTGCCGGCCGAGCACACTTTGGACGCGGTCGAATGCAAACTCTTCGGCATCGGCAGCGAAAGCTATGTGGTTGGTTCTCACGAGTTTTACATGGGCTACGCGATCTCTCGGAACAAAGTGTTGTGTTTGGACGCGGGGCACTTCCATCCGACGGAAGTGATCTCGGACAAAATTTCGTCCGTCATGATGTACGTCCCTGAGCTCCTTTTGCACGTTAGCCGTGGCGTTCGTTGGGACAGCGATCATGTCGTGACCTACACCGATGAGCTTCAATCCATTTTGCAAGAAGTGGTTCGCGGCGACTATCTAAACCGTGTCCACATTGGATTGGACTTCTTTGACGCCAGCATCAACCGAGTGGCAGCGTGGGCCATCGGCACTCGCAATACGCTCAAGGCGTTGCTCGCGGCCTTGCTCGAGCCGACCCAACAGTTGCAACAACTGGAGCTCGAAGGCGACTACACCGGTCGATTGGCGTTGTTGGAAGAACAAAAAACGTTGCCTCTGGGTGCTATTTGGAACCACTACTGTCAACAAGCCGGGGTTCCAGCCGGTGCGGATTGGTTGGGATTGGTCAGGCAGTACGAGAATGATGTTCTCTCACATCGCGATCGAAACCCAACCTTGGTTGGATGA
- a CDS encoding helix-turn-helix domain-containing protein: protein MSASIPKLKKEDWFHSDGFPIVVERRDPQEPFGLHCHEFAEVVIITGGQGVHITGEDSYELVTGDTFVIGGDRPHDYLNMDRLSLINILFDPEELPLGLGDLQSLSGYHALFTLEPAWRKRHQFTSRLQLNPAELIETLKYVESLDQELKNRAAGFQTMATVTMLQLVTFLSRCYSRTRNPESKKLLRIAEAISHIQRHFATPITLDDLVEISGMSRRNFIRTFEGTMHTSPIKYLIQVRIQEASRLLRTTERSITDIAFDVGFSDSNYFSRQFRAHLDLSPREYRKQMR, encoded by the coding sequence ATGTCTGCCTCCATTCCAAAGCTCAAAAAGGAGGATTGGTTCCACAGCGATGGGTTTCCGATCGTGGTGGAACGACGTGATCCGCAGGAGCCGTTTGGGTTGCATTGCCACGAGTTCGCAGAGGTCGTCATCATCACCGGCGGCCAAGGCGTCCACATCACGGGCGAGGACAGTTACGAGTTGGTGACCGGCGACACATTCGTCATCGGAGGCGATCGGCCGCATGACTATCTCAATATGGATCGATTGAGCTTGATCAACATCCTCTTTGATCCGGAAGAACTGCCGTTGGGATTGGGCGACTTGCAATCTCTTTCCGGCTATCACGCGTTGTTCACCTTGGAGCCCGCGTGGCGAAAACGACACCAATTCACCAGCCGGTTGCAACTCAATCCCGCTGAGCTGATTGAAACGTTGAAGTACGTCGAGTCGTTGGATCAGGAACTTAAAAACCGAGCGGCAGGATTTCAAACGATGGCGACGGTCACGATGTTGCAACTGGTGACATTCCTATCACGATGTTACAGCCGCACACGCAACCCAGAGAGCAAGAAATTGCTTCGTATCGCGGAAGCGATCTCGCACATCCAGCGTCACTTCGCGACACCCATCACGCTGGATGATTTGGTGGAGATTTCTGGCATGTCGAGGCGGAACTTCATTCGCACCTTCGAAGGAACCATGCATACCTCGCCCATCAAGTATTTGATTCAGGTGAGGATCCAAGAGGCCAGCCGCTTGTTGCGAACGACGGAACGGTCGATCACGGACATCGCTTTCGACGTCGGTTTCTCGGACAGCAACTATTTCAGCCGGCAGTTCCGAGCACACCTCGATCTATCGCCACGTGAATACCGCAAGCAAATGCGGTGA
- the frr gene encoding ribosome recycling factor, with protein MTSDEILMDAEERMEKAVSVLQHNLSGIRTGRANPGLVDSIKVEVYGSLTPLKQLASIGTPEPQQILIRPYDASTIKEIEKAIVAGDLGLNPQNDGRVIRLNVPPLSGEVRKKMVARIKELAEEAKVSIRNIRRDANKAADSAEKDKEMTEDDRDKTKEQVQELTKNAENSVNDSAKAREAEVMED; from the coding sequence ATGACGAGCGACGAGATTTTGATGGATGCCGAAGAACGCATGGAGAAAGCGGTTTCGGTGCTGCAACACAATTTGTCGGGGATTCGCACCGGACGAGCCAACCCAGGCTTGGTCGATTCGATCAAGGTCGAGGTTTATGGTTCGCTGACACCACTGAAGCAATTGGCCAGTATCGGAACGCCTGAGCCACAGCAAATCTTGATTCGTCCCTACGACGCATCGACAATCAAAGAGATCGAAAAGGCGATCGTCGCTGGCGATCTGGGACTGAACCCGCAAAACGATGGCCGCGTCATTCGTTTGAACGTTCCACCTTTGTCCGGCGAAGTCCGAAAGAAGATGGTCGCGCGGATCAAGGAATTGGCCGAAGAAGCCAAGGTCTCGATCCGCAACATTCGTCGCGATGCCAACAAAGCGGCGGACTCGGCGGAAAAGGACAAAGAGATGACCGAAGACGATCGCGACAAGACCAAAGAACAGGTGCAAGAATTGACCAAGAACGCTGAAAACAGCGTCAACGATTCTGCCAAAGCTCGTGAAGCGGAAGTGATGGAGGACTGA
- the pyrH gene encoding UMP kinase, which produces MPDTAPLTPPEGDLRYRRVILKLSGESLAESGKGISGNELLAIAKQIKAAHESGCQIAIVNGGGNILRGASFSGANAAVQEATAHYMGMLATVINSLALQDALDSIGLQTRVMSALPVDRVAEQFIRRRAIRHLEKGRVIILSGGIGSPFVTTDTAAAQRALEIEADVILKATRVDGVYSDDPEKNPHAVLYEQLGYNEVIQKKLRVMDATAIALCNEHRKPILVFNFKQDGNIVRAVRGESVGTWIGDPQDSQTNQR; this is translated from the coding sequence ATGCCCGACACAGCCCCCCTGACTCCGCCCGAAGGTGATTTACGTTATCGCAGAGTGATTTTGAAACTCAGCGGCGAAAGTTTGGCTGAATCAGGCAAAGGCATCAGCGGCAACGAATTGCTGGCGATTGCCAAACAGATCAAGGCGGCTCACGAATCCGGTTGCCAAATCGCGATTGTCAACGGCGGCGGAAACATTCTTCGCGGTGCGTCGTTCTCGGGTGCCAACGCGGCGGTTCAAGAAGCCACGGCGCACTACATGGGAATGCTGGCCACGGTCATCAATTCGCTGGCGTTGCAAGACGCGTTGGATTCGATCGGTTTGCAAACGCGGGTCATGAGCGCTTTGCCGGTGGACCGAGTCGCTGAGCAGTTCATTCGACGCCGTGCAATCCGTCATCTCGAAAAAGGCCGCGTGATCATCCTTTCCGGAGGAATCGGCAGCCCGTTCGTCACGACAGACACCGCTGCGGCTCAACGAGCGCTGGAGATCGAAGCCGACGTGATCCTCAAAGCAACGCGAGTGGACGGGGTCTACAGTGACGACCCTGAAAAGAATCCCCATGCGGTCTTGTACGAGCAACTCGGTTATAACGAAGTGATCCAAAAGAAGCTGCGTGTCATGGATGCCACGGCAATCGCTTTGTGCAACGAACATCGCAAGCCAATCTTGGTGTTTAATTTCAAACAGGACGGCAACATCGTGCGTGCCGTTCGCGGCGAATCCGTGGGCACTTGGATTGGTGACCCGCAAGATTCCCAAACCAACCAACGATGA
- a CDS encoding sulfatase-like hydrolase/transferase, translating to MVDWQGGWQQLMMRSIFLASVCLLTLLVSPCLIRAAERPNVLLIVADDVGYSDLGCYGGEIDTPNLDRLAAEGIRFSEFHVNPMCTVTRTSLMTGHTHCQSDEYRRSIPVASLLKDAGYSTSLSGKWHQPKNPLDAGFESFYGFLGGAIDSWTGKEGSRHAIQTDREKPRPVEQGWYSSDAFTNRTIQDIDRAKQANKPFFAFLAFNAPHTPLHAPRANVEKYYQRYQAGWQTLRQNRYQRLKTMGMIDDRYVMTEPDGEVRRWEELPAKIQKQEARRMAAYAGMLDRLDWNVGRLLQHLSDEGLRENTMVIFMADNGGAYNNGDIRTYNQQIPWQAGSNAFVSNGWGYLKNTPFRWYKSCAQEGGVSVPLIIHWPQTLASQSGQIRHQRLHVTDLYPTLLELAHANYPAVDGDRDLEPLYGQSILPLLRDPEIDELGIHDEMFWAFNQTGKGLTRGHWKISSISDGPWRLYDIHKDPAESRDLARERPDVLREMSATWFKFAKERTAMPTSWRSPLKPYQEGWGFHRARMVMPGYVRAVPAMAATNVSVQTDLTFHFAEPIRFANSKGKTLRLYEASEVEHPIWEADPAPGDPAEGSRSICFSDLPELKSNTTYFALADPGWITIGGHPAGPLNDGAYWYRFRTGMGEDVSEK from the coding sequence ATGGTCGATTGGCAAGGCGGTTGGCAGCAATTGATGATGCGTTCAATTTTTCTCGCAAGTGTATGTCTGCTGACGCTGCTCGTTTCGCCATGCCTCATCCGAGCCGCGGAACGGCCCAATGTTCTATTGATTGTCGCGGACGATGTTGGTTACAGCGATCTGGGTTGCTACGGCGGTGAAATCGACACGCCCAACCTTGACCGATTGGCGGCAGAAGGCATTCGCTTCAGCGAGTTCCACGTCAATCCAATGTGCACGGTCACGCGAACGAGTCTGATGACTGGGCACACGCATTGTCAGTCCGACGAGTATCGCCGCTCCATTCCGGTGGCTAGTTTGTTGAAAGACGCCGGGTACTCAACTTCTCTTTCGGGGAAATGGCACCAGCCCAAAAATCCGCTGGACGCCGGATTTGAATCTTTCTACGGATTCCTCGGCGGAGCCATCGATAGCTGGACTGGCAAAGAAGGCAGTCGCCACGCGATTCAAACGGACCGTGAAAAACCTCGGCCTGTCGAGCAGGGTTGGTACAGCAGCGATGCATTCACCAACCGCACGATCCAAGACATCGATCGAGCTAAGCAAGCGAACAAGCCGTTCTTCGCGTTCCTGGCGTTCAACGCTCCTCACACGCCATTGCATGCGCCGCGAGCCAACGTTGAAAAGTATTACCAGCGATATCAGGCCGGTTGGCAGACGCTTCGTCAAAATCGATACCAGCGATTGAAGACGATGGGCATGATCGACGATCGCTACGTAATGACCGAACCGGATGGAGAGGTACGGCGGTGGGAGGAACTGCCCGCGAAGATCCAGAAGCAAGAAGCTCGACGCATGGCCGCCTACGCAGGCATGCTGGATCGGCTGGATTGGAACGTCGGTCGACTGTTGCAGCATCTGAGTGATGAAGGACTCCGTGAAAACACCATGGTGATTTTTATGGCGGACAACGGAGGCGCGTACAACAACGGTGACATTCGCACGTACAACCAACAAATCCCATGGCAAGCCGGCTCGAATGCGTTTGTTTCCAACGGATGGGGCTATCTGAAGAACACTCCGTTTCGTTGGTACAAATCTTGTGCTCAGGAGGGTGGCGTGTCCGTGCCGTTGATCATTCACTGGCCCCAAACACTGGCGAGCCAATCCGGTCAAATTCGGCACCAACGGCTGCACGTCACCGATCTCTATCCAACGCTTCTGGAGTTAGCGCACGCGAATTACCCGGCCGTTGACGGTGATCGAGATTTAGAGCCTCTTTATGGGCAATCGATCTTGCCGTTGCTTCGCGATCCCGAGATCGATGAGCTTGGAATCCATGACGAGATGTTCTGGGCATTCAATCAAACGGGCAAAGGACTGACTCGAGGGCACTGGAAAATCTCCAGCATCAGCGATGGACCATGGCGTCTGTACGACATTCACAAAGACCCCGCCGAGTCGCGTGATTTGGCACGCGAAAGGCCGGATGTCTTGAGGGAGATGAGTGCGACCTGGTTCAAATTCGCGAAAGAACGCACCGCGATGCCGACGTCATGGCGAAGTCCACTCAAACCCTATCAAGAGGGTTGGGGATTTCATCGAGCCAGAATGGTCATGCCGGGCTATGTCCGCGCCGTACCAGCGATGGCAGCCACAAATGTCAGTGTGCAAACGGACCTAACGTTTCACTTTGCAGAACCAATCCGCTTCGCCAATTCGAAGGGAAAAACGCTGCGGTTGTATGAGGCGTCCGAAGTCGAACATCCAATCTGGGAGGCTGACCCTGCACCGGGCGATCCTGCGGAAGGTTCTCGTTCGATTTGTTTTTCGGATTTGCCGGAATTGAAATCCAACACCACGTACTTCGCACTGGCGGATCCAGGCTGGATCACCATTGGAGGACACCCAGCAGGTCCGCTGAATGACGGAGCCTATTGGTACCGTTTCCGGACCGGCATGGGTGAGGACGTCTCGGAGAAATAG
- a CDS encoding aldehyde dehydrogenase family protein: MNVASQQSLLPEVQSFLDQSPLPSFVGGKPLPNANGNLVATIDPGSGDQLAEIHDLDASEIDQAVQVASDAFPAWAALSQDERGSILLKLADAVEQHKPIIAQIEALDAGKIEAQAAGDVQNFVDTLRYFVGLASKVEKRTKLDVPGHEAWTVKQPWGACAFIFPWNFPFLLIGWGISPALAAGNTVVIKPAEDTSLSALYLAQLAKEVGVPDGVINVVTGRGATAGAALTNNKQIKRMSFTGSPEVGQLVGEACGRNLVPVKLELGGKGAAVVFDDVDVAATAKALVGAITFHTGQVCCDATRWLIHENIYDEFVAECQRLMEEVKIGHPLDPSSQMGPVVNPKQRERVLGYQEKGIAGGAKCVCGGGAATVDGMDGNYVKPTLLAGTLDNIAARDEIFGPVAYLATFSNEEEAIAMANDTDYGLANSVWTPDEAKANRVAEAMVAGNSWINAHNVFAHGVPYGGVNKSGMGGGVLSIETLMDYYRSQSVVRPL, translated from the coding sequence ATGAACGTCGCTAGCCAACAATCTTTGCTCCCCGAAGTCCAATCATTCTTGGATCAGTCTCCACTGCCGAGTTTCGTGGGAGGCAAACCGCTTCCCAACGCCAACGGGAATTTGGTGGCCACCATCGACCCCGGATCGGGCGATCAATTGGCTGAAATTCATGATTTGGATGCCAGTGAGATCGATCAGGCCGTTCAAGTCGCGAGTGATGCATTCCCCGCCTGGGCGGCTTTGTCCCAAGACGAACGTGGATCGATCTTGCTGAAGTTGGCCGATGCGGTCGAACAACACAAACCGATCATTGCCCAGATCGAGGCATTGGATGCGGGAAAGATTGAGGCCCAAGCGGCGGGTGACGTTCAGAATTTCGTGGATACCCTTCGCTACTTTGTTGGGTTGGCGTCCAAAGTCGAAAAACGCACCAAGCTCGACGTGCCTGGTCACGAAGCTTGGACCGTCAAGCAACCTTGGGGTGCTTGTGCGTTTATCTTCCCATGGAACTTTCCGTTCTTGTTGATCGGATGGGGAATTTCGCCGGCTTTGGCAGCGGGCAACACGGTAGTGATCAAGCCCGCGGAAGACACGTCGTTGTCGGCACTTTATCTGGCACAGCTCGCGAAAGAAGTTGGCGTGCCGGATGGCGTGATCAACGTGGTCACCGGGCGTGGTGCAACCGCGGGAGCCGCTCTGACCAACAACAAGCAAATCAAACGCATGTCATTCACCGGTTCGCCCGAAGTGGGACAATTGGTCGGCGAAGCATGCGGTCGCAACTTGGTTCCGGTGAAGTTGGAACTGGGCGGCAAAGGCGCTGCTGTCGTGTTCGACGATGTGGACGTCGCGGCCACCGCCAAGGCTCTCGTAGGAGCAATCACGTTCCACACCGGCCAAGTTTGCTGCGACGCGACGCGGTGGTTGATCCACGAGAACATCTACGATGAATTTGTCGCCGAATGCCAACGTTTGATGGAGGAGGTCAAGATTGGTCACCCGTTGGACCCATCCAGTCAAATGGGCCCCGTCGTGAACCCGAAACAACGCGAACGTGTTCTGGGCTATCAAGAGAAGGGAATCGCGGGCGGAGCCAAATGTGTTTGTGGTGGTGGCGCCGCCACGGTCGACGGCATGGATGGGAACTATGTCAAACCAACCTTGCTGGCGGGAACGCTCGACAACATCGCCGCGCGTGATGAGATTTTCGGCCCCGTGGCTTACTTGGCGACATTCTCAAACGAAGAAGAGGCCATCGCGATGGCCAACGACACGGACTACGGGTTGGCCAACAGCGTTTGGACACCTGACGAAGCCAAAGCGAATCGAGTCGCGGAAGCTATGGTCGCTGGAAACAGTTGGATCAACGCTCACAACGTGTTCGCTCATGGGGTACCTTACGGCGGCGTGAACAAGAGCGGCATGGGTGGCGGAGTTTTGTCGATCGAGACTCTGATGGACTACTACCGCAGCCAATCCGTCGTGCGGCCTTTGTAA